A genomic region of Lachnoclostridium edouardi contains the following coding sequences:
- the queA gene encoding tRNA preQ1(34) S-adenosylmethionine ribosyltransferase-isomerase QueA: MNVKDFYFDLPEELIAQDPLEDRSSSRLLVLDKHTGEVEHKVFRDILSYLKKGDCLVINDTKVIPARLFGTKTDTEAKIEVLLLKRKEKDIWEVLVKPGKKARPGAEISFGGGLLKGKIIDVVDEGNRLIQFSYEGIFEEILDQLGQMPLPPYITHQLQDKNRYQTVYAKHDGSAAAPTAGLHFTKELLQQIKEKGVEIAHVTLHVGLGTFRPVKVENVLDHHMHSEFYMVEESEAEKINSAKKQGGRVICVGTTSCRTLESAAGEDGVLKPGSGWTDIFIYPGYKFKILDALITNFHLPESTLVMLVSALAGRDYVLSAYEKAIQEKYRFFSFGDAMFIQ; the protein is encoded by the coding sequence ATGAATGTAAAAGACTTTTATTTTGATTTGCCTGAGGAGCTAATTGCCCAGGACCCTTTAGAGGACCGTTCCTCCTCAAGACTTTTGGTGTTAGATAAACATACGGGGGAGGTAGAGCACAAAGTATTCCGGGATATTTTATCTTACTTAAAAAAAGGAGATTGCCTGGTGATTAATGACACTAAGGTAATTCCGGCCCGTTTGTTTGGGACTAAAACAGATACTGAAGCAAAGATTGAGGTTCTGCTTTTAAAAAGAAAGGAAAAGGATATTTGGGAAGTACTTGTAAAACCAGGAAAAAAGGCCAGACCGGGGGCTGAGATTTCTTTTGGAGGCGGATTATTAAAAGGAAAGATTATAGATGTGGTAGATGAGGGAAATAGATTAATTCAATTTTCCTACGAAGGGATTTTTGAAGAAATATTAGACCAGCTGGGGCAGATGCCCCTGCCTCCTTATATCACTCATCAGCTGCAGGACAAAAACAGATACCAGACTGTATATGCAAAGCACGACGGCTCTGCAGCGGCGCCTACAGCAGGACTTCATTTTACAAAGGAGCTGCTGCAGCAGATAAAAGAAAAAGGGGTGGAAATCGCCCATGTAACCTTACATGTAGGTTTAGGCACCTTCCGGCCTGTAAAGGTGGAAAATGTATTGGATCACCACATGCATTCAGAGTTTTATATGGTGGAGGAATCAGAGGCGGAGAAAATTAATTCTGCAAAAAAACAGGGAGGCAGAGTGATCTGCGTAGGAACCACCAGCTGCCGGACCTTAGAATCAGCCGCTGGAGAGGACGGAGTATTAAAGCCAGGCAGCGGATGGACAGATATTTTTATTTATCCAGGCTATAAATTTAAAATCTTAGATGCCTTAATTACAAATTTCCACTTACCTGAATCCACTTTAGTAATGTTAGTTTCCGCCCTGGCAGGCAGAGATTATGTGCTGTCGGCTTATGAGAAGGCAATTCAGGAGAAGTACAGATTCTTTAGCTTTGGGGATGCGATGTTTATTCAATAG
- a CDS encoding pseudouridine synthase, with protein MEEMRLNKFLSDSGICSRREADRLIEAGEVTVDGKTAVMGMKVTGAERIVCRGAAVSEKKKDKPVLLAVNKPKGIVCTTTDKDRAPNIVEYLQYPVRIYPVGRLDKDSTGLILMTNQGDIVNKILRGSNNHEKEYMVRVNQPLTEEFLKKMRSGVEILDTVTKPCFVEKTGGYTFRIILTQGLNRQIRRMCQALGYRVVALKRVRIMNIRLGDLKLGEYREITAEEMEELERLLSGSSNLPGKAENRKKESERKIVKDRIWKKKS; from the coding sequence ATGGAAGAAATGCGCCTGAACAAATTTTTAAGTGATTCAGGAATCTGTTCCAGGAGAGAGGCAGACAGGCTGATTGAGGCCGGAGAAGTAACTGTGGACGGGAAAACTGCAGTTATGGGGATGAAGGTAACTGGCGCAGAGAGGATTGTGTGCAGGGGAGCGGCTGTCAGTGAAAAAAAGAAGGATAAGCCGGTGCTTTTGGCAGTAAATAAGCCGAAAGGAATTGTGTGCACCACAACAGATAAAGACAGAGCCCCTAATATAGTAGAATATTTACAATACCCTGTAAGAATATATCCAGTAGGCCGTTTAGATAAAGACTCTACAGGACTGATTCTGATGACAAATCAAGGGGATATTGTAAATAAAATTCTTAGAGGAAGCAACAACCATGAAAAAGAGTACATGGTTCGGGTAAATCAGCCTTTGACAGAAGAATTTTTAAAGAAAATGAGGTCAGGGGTGGAAATTTTAGATACAGTGACAAAACCTTGCTTTGTAGAAAAGACAGGAGGATATACCTTCCGCATCATTCTCACCCAGGGGCTGAACAGGCAAATACGAAGAATGTGCCAGGCATTAGGCTACAGGGTAGTGGCTTTAAAAAGAGTGCGGATTATGAATATCAGACTGGGAGATTTAAAGCTGGGAGAATACAGGGAGATAACGGCAGAAGAAATGGAAGAGCTGGAGAGGCTGCTTTCCGGCTCGTCTAATTTGCCAGGTAAGGCTGAAAACAGAAAAAAGGAAAGTGAAAGGAAAATAGTAAAGGACAGAATATGGAAGAAAAAATCCTGA
- the ligA gene encoding NAD-dependent DNA ligase LigA: MEEKILKMKELIKTLNEAGKAYYQESRELMSNYEYDKLYDQLTDLEKETGIIFSNSPTQKVGYQVLSQLPKETHDSPMLSLNKTKSVEELGQWLGDKEGLLSWKMDGLTIVLTYEGGVLSKAVTRGNGEIGEVITNNAKAFANLPLNISYKGQLILRGEAVIKYSDFKKINEEIQDVDARYKNPRNLCSGSVRQLNSQITAERNVHFFAFALVQAEGVDFHNSRNRQFQWLKHQGFETVEWKMVTGENLSEKIQEFAHAVEKNDVPSDGLVLLFDDIEYGRSLGRTAKFPRDSIAFKWADETQETKLSYIEWSASRTGLINPVAVFEPVELEGTTVSRASVHNISIMESLQLGEGDQITVYKANMIIPQIAENLTRSGVKNIPTECPVCGGPTEIRQVNDVKSLYCTNPDCQAKKIKSFTLFVSRDALNIDGLSEATLEKFIGEGFIHEYADIFHLDRHKEAIVEMEGFGQKSYDNLIEAVKKASATTLPRLIYGLGITGIGVANAKVLCRHFHYDFQAMRAAKEEELVEVDGIGAVLAEGWCSFFASEKNNKIVDHLLSELTIENEDIEDEEEQVFQGKNFVVTGSVEKFSNRKELQAFIEAKGGKVTGSVTAKTSYLINNDATSGSSKNKKAKELGIPILTEEDFLKLLTEGEG; the protein is encoded by the coding sequence ATGGAAGAAAAAATCCTGAAAATGAAAGAGCTGATTAAAACCCTGAATGAAGCCGGAAAGGCTTATTATCAGGAAAGCCGGGAGCTGATGAGCAATTACGAGTACGATAAACTGTATGACCAGCTGACAGATCTGGAGAAAGAAACAGGAATTATTTTTTCAAACAGCCCAACTCAAAAGGTTGGATATCAGGTGCTTAGCCAGCTGCCAAAGGAGACCCATGACAGCCCTATGCTGTCTTTAAATAAGACAAAAAGCGTGGAAGAGCTGGGGCAGTGGCTGGGAGATAAAGAAGGGCTGTTGTCCTGGAAAATGGACGGGCTTACTATTGTACTTACCTACGAGGGAGGAGTTCTCAGTAAGGCTGTTACAAGAGGAAATGGGGAGATCGGCGAGGTTATCACCAACAATGCCAAGGCCTTTGCTAACCTGCCCTTAAATATCAGCTATAAGGGACAGCTGATTTTACGTGGGGAAGCTGTTATAAAATATTCTGATTTTAAGAAAATCAACGAGGAAATTCAGGATGTAGACGCCAGATATAAAAATCCCAGAAATCTTTGCAGCGGCTCAGTAAGACAGTTAAACAGCCAGATTACAGCTGAGAGAAACGTTCATTTTTTTGCCTTTGCTTTAGTGCAGGCTGAGGGAGTGGATTTTCATAATTCCAGAAACCGGCAGTTTCAGTGGCTGAAACACCAGGGATTTGAAACTGTAGAATGGAAAATGGTAACAGGGGAGAATCTTTCTGAAAAGATACAGGAATTTGCTCATGCAGTGGAAAAAAATGACGTTCCGTCTGACGGGCTGGTGCTGTTATTTGACGACATTGAATACGGCCGCTCCTTAGGCAGAACAGCCAAGTTTCCAAGGGATTCTATTGCTTTTAAATGGGCAGATGAAACTCAGGAGACAAAGCTGAGTTATATTGAGTGGAGCGCTTCCAGAACAGGGCTGATTAATCCTGTGGCAGTATTTGAGCCAGTAGAACTGGAGGGAACTACAGTCAGCCGCGCCAGTGTTCACAACATTAGTATTATGGAGTCTTTGCAGCTGGGAGAGGGAGATCAAATTACAGTATATAAGGCCAATATGATTATTCCCCAGATTGCAGAGAACCTGACAAGAAGCGGAGTAAAAAATATTCCCACAGAATGTCCGGTGTGCGGGGGGCCTACAGAAATCAGACAGGTTAACGATGTAAAATCCCTTTACTGCACAAATCCAGACTGTCAGGCAAAGAAAATAAAAAGCTTTACTTTATTTGTCAGCAGAGACGCTTTAAATATTGACGGGCTTTCTGAAGCTACCCTGGAAAAGTTTATCGGGGAAGGATTTATCCACGAATACGCTGATATATTTCACTTAGACAGACATAAAGAAGCGATTGTAGAAATGGAAGGCTTTGGGCAGAAGTCTTACGACAATTTAATTGAAGCGGTGAAAAAAGCTTCCGCCACCACCTTGCCCAGACTGATTTACGGGTTGGGAATAACAGGCATTGGAGTTGCCAACGCAAAAGTACTTTGCCGCCATTTCCATTATGATTTCCAGGCAATGAGAGCCGCCAAAGAGGAAGAATTGGTGGAGGTAGACGGAATCGGAGCTGTGTTGGCAGAGGGCTGGTGCAGCTTCTTTGCTTCAGAAAAAAATAATAAGATTGTAGACCATCTCCTTAGTGAGCTGACCATTGAAAATGAAGATATAGAAGATGAGGAAGAGCAGGTATTCCAGGGAAAGAACTTCGTGGTAACTGGTTCTGTAGAGAAATTTTCCAACAGAAAGGAACTGCAGGCCTTTATTGAGGCGAAAGGCGGAAAGGTAACTGGCTCTGTCACTGCCAAAACCTCTTATTTGATTAATAATGACGCGACTTCCGGATCTTCAAAAAATAAAAAGGCAAAAGAATTGGGAATCCCTATTTTGACAGAGGAAGATTTTTTAAAGCTTCTTACAGAAGGGGAAGGTTAG